A stretch of DNA from Sugiyamaella lignohabitans strain CBS 10342 chromosome B, complete sequence:
CCGACTCTGATGTCAAGGGCTTTGACAAGTCTCAAGGTATCAACGGTGCTCTTTCCATCCAAAGCACTGAGGCCAACATTGCTTCTGCTCTTGATTCCCTTACCAGTGCTGTCAACGGTCTTGACGGTTCTTCCCTCAGTGACTCTGATGTCTCTTCTCTTACCTCTGCCATCCAAGGCGTTTCTTCTGCCGTTGAGTCTCTTTTGTCTGACTTGACCTCCAAGGCTTCTGATCTTACCGCCGTTGGTACTCAAACCATTGTCCAAGGTGACTTGAGCGACCTTTCTGGTAAGACTTACGCTCTTGAGTCTGCTGCCTACAAGGTTGTTCCTTGCGGATCTGTCTCTGCTATCTCTTCTGCTTTCGCCAGCATCAACTCTGGTTTCGACTCTGCCATTAAGGCTTACGGTGGTTCCGCAAGTGGTTCTCCCCCAGCTGCTCCTCAAGGTtgtgccgcttcttctgctgctgcccctgcttcttctgccgctgctgctgctacttct
This window harbors:
- a CDS encoding hydrophobic surface binding protein A; translated protein: MKFTAVVLASILSGLVAADVSSVLSAIKTLQSAVETTDSDVKGFDKSQGINGALSIQSTEANIASALDSLTSAVNGLDGSSLSDSDVSSLTSAIQGVSSAVESLLSDLTSKASDLTAVGTQTIVQGDLSDLSGKTYALESAAYKVVPCGSVSAISSAFASINSGFDSAIKAYGGSASGSPPAAPQGCAASSAAAPASSAAAAATSAAPAAGSSAASAAAPAGTTSAAAAAESAAPAGSNAVETDVVTVTDCPATVTNCPARSTNAAVATAPATEEPSVAPVQTNGGNGIKAGIFGVAAAGVAALLM